A single window of Channa argus isolate prfri chromosome 2, Channa argus male v1.0, whole genome shotgun sequence DNA harbors:
- the hypk gene encoding huntingtin-interacting protein K, whose protein sequence is MAAEGDVDLDLEAEENCTGKPAEKPRKHDSGAADLERVTDYAEEKEISSSDLETAMSVIGDRRSREQKAKQEREKELAKVTIKKEDVELIMAEMEISRAVAERSLREHMGNVVEALVALTN, encoded by the exons ATGGCGGCTGAGGGAGACGTCGATTTGGACCTAGAAGCTGAGGAAAACTGCACTGGGAAACCGGCAGAAAAGCCTCGGAAACATGACAGCGGAGCCGCAGATTTGGAGAGAGTCACAGACTACGCCGAGGAGAAGGAAATTTCCAGCTCGGATTTAGAAACG GCTATGTCGGTGATTGGAGACAGAAGGTCACGAGAACAGAAAGCCAAACAGGAAAG AGAAAAGGAGTTGGCCAAAGTCACCATCAAGAAAGAGGATGTAGAACTAATT ATGGCAGAGATGGAGATCTCAAGGGCCGTGGCAGAACGCAGTCTGAGGGAGCACATGGGGAATGTGGTGGAGGCTCTTGTGGCTTTGAccaactga